In one Mesorhizobium australicum genomic region, the following are encoded:
- a CDS encoding ABC transporter permease has translation MVRAVPTWLRVVAVIFVVLTALLLLAPLVVVAGASLNASQFVQFPPDGLSLEWYRKVLSSSEYLSAGWTSLQIALLVTVSATLIGGAAAIAIHRDQLPGSQALSALFLSPLVLPTIIYAIGMLMLWSSVFGPVTFLTLWIGHTVVAIPYVVRTTLAVLSESDPFLEEAARTMGARRLQRLWLVVVPQCAPGLAAGAFFAFNVSFDEAVLSLFLRKPGLTTLPVQIYGQLEFSPDPSVAAVSTIMIAITIILIFCIDRLLGIKNFAET, from the coding sequence ATGGTTAGGGCTGTTCCCACCTGGTTGCGCGTTGTCGCGGTCATCTTCGTGGTGCTCACCGCGTTGCTGCTTCTGGCACCGCTCGTGGTGGTCGCCGGCGCATCGCTGAATGCCAGCCAGTTCGTGCAGTTCCCGCCCGACGGCCTGTCGCTCGAATGGTATCGGAAGGTGCTGTCCTCGTCGGAATACCTGTCGGCTGGCTGGACGAGCCTGCAGATCGCGCTGCTGGTCACTGTCAGCGCCACGTTGATCGGCGGCGCTGCGGCGATCGCCATTCACCGGGACCAGTTGCCGGGCTCGCAGGCGCTGTCGGCGCTCTTCCTGTCACCGCTGGTGTTGCCGACCATCATCTACGCCATCGGCATGCTGATGCTGTGGAGCTCCGTCTTCGGGCCGGTGACGTTCCTGACGCTCTGGATCGGCCACACCGTTGTCGCTATCCCCTACGTCGTGCGCACCACGCTCGCCGTCCTGTCGGAGTCCGACCCGTTCCTGGAGGAGGCAGCGCGCACCATGGGCGCACGGCGGTTGCAGCGCCTTTGGCTGGTGGTGGTGCCGCAATGCGCGCCGGGTCTGGCGGCCGGTGCCTTCTTCGCCTTCAACGTCTCATTCGACGAGGCGGTGCTGTCGCTGTTCCTGCGCAAGCCGGGACTCACGACCCTTCCCGTCCAGATCTACGGCCAGCTGGAATTCAGCCCGGACCCCTCGGTCGCGGCCGTCTCGACCATCATGATTGCGATCACCATCATCTTGATTTTCTGCATAGATCGCCTGCTCGGCATCAAGAATTTCGCGGAGACCTGA
- a CDS encoding ABC transporter ATP-binding protein, producing the protein MKLDTIRKSFGKVAVLHGITLDIEPGEFISLLGASGCGKTTLLRIVAGLESATAGSVHIDGQDVTDLPPEDRDIAMMFQSYALLPHLSVSENVRFPLRMRRIGARDEQHERVRKALETVQLGNLADRKPRQLSGGQQQRVALARAIVSNPKVLLLDEPLSNLDARLREDMQVELIEIHKRLGLTTIFVTHDQEEALSLSDRIVLLNAGRVEQEGAPAAIYAKPATEFASNFLGSANILPATVEATGAGPVAVLADGQRLPLTKDEPARGSVRLALRQEDIRLAQGDGLAAEVRTRVYLGARSRYVLSLAGQPVRVLASNDTLFEPGQRVALAIAPDRVRVIPS; encoded by the coding sequence GTGAAACTCGACACGATCCGGAAATCCTTCGGCAAGGTGGCCGTGCTGCACGGCATCACGCTCGACATCGAGCCGGGTGAATTCATCAGCCTGCTCGGCGCCTCCGGCTGCGGCAAGACCACCTTGCTGCGCATCGTCGCCGGTCTGGAGAGCGCGACTGCCGGCAGCGTCCACATCGACGGGCAGGACGTGACGGACCTGCCGCCGGAGGACCGCGACATCGCGATGATGTTCCAGTCCTATGCGCTGCTGCCGCATCTCTCGGTCTCCGAAAATGTCCGCTTCCCCTTGCGCATGCGCCGCATCGGCGCGCGCGACGAGCAGCACGAGCGGGTGAGGAAGGCTCTAGAGACCGTCCAACTCGGCAATCTGGCCGACCGCAAGCCGCGCCAGCTCTCCGGCGGCCAGCAGCAGCGTGTGGCGCTGGCACGCGCCATCGTCTCCAATCCCAAGGTGCTGCTGCTCGACGAGCCGCTGTCCAACCTCGATGCGCGGCTGCGCGAGGACATGCAGGTCGAGCTGATAGAGATCCACAAGCGGCTGGGGCTGACGACGATTTTCGTCACCCATGACCAGGAGGAGGCACTGAGCCTTTCCGACCGCATCGTGCTGCTCAATGCCGGCCGCGTCGAACAGGAAGGCGCGCCGGCCGCGATCTATGCCAAGCCGGCGACAGAGTTTGCATCCAATTTCCTCGGCTCGGCAAACATCCTGCCGGCAACGGTCGAGGCGACGGGCGCGGGTCCGGTCGCCGTGCTCGCCGACGGTCAGCGCCTGCCGCTGACGAAGGACGAACCGGCCCGTGGCAGCGTTCGGCTCGCCCTGCGGCAGGAGGACATTCGCCTGGCGCAAGGAGACGGTCTCGCGGCCGAGGTGCGCACGCGTGTCTATCTCGGCGCGCGCAGCCGCTACGTGCTGTCACTGGCCGGCCAGCCGGTACGGGTGCTCGCCTCCAACGACACACTCTTCGAGCCGGGCCAGCGCGTCGCGCTCGCCATCGCACCCGACAGGGTCCGAGTGATCCCCAGCTAA
- a CDS encoding LysR family transcriptional regulator yields the protein MRTLDMVTFLVLARNRHFGRTAQELNTTQPAISSRLSQLESEYGCKLVHRSDREFRLTPEGERVLEVFQRVVESLQDLETELKAGYVGAVANVRIGAIDSVASTWMPHLIETLRDIAPNLRIELTVDGTKDLVHDMGKGKFDLIFCLDPAIGDGFRSFVACVWQMIWAGSPKLVDARAEYTVDELARMPIITFPRDTPPYRQIAPYFQDERVLASKMTSSNSLFAIINLVIDGFGVAALPTVTIDRELNTGLLLPMNVSKWFPPMPIVATYQSSTHQKIIQLVADQARESARAFCERAKTGAAWTI from the coding sequence ATGCGAACGCTCGACATGGTGACGTTTCTCGTGCTTGCCCGGAACCGGCATTTCGGCCGCACCGCGCAGGAGCTCAACACGACGCAGCCGGCGATCTCTTCGCGCCTCTCGCAGCTCGAATCCGAGTATGGCTGCAAGCTCGTCCACCGCAGCGACCGCGAGTTTCGTCTCACGCCTGAAGGCGAGCGCGTGCTGGAGGTCTTTCAACGCGTGGTCGAGAGCCTGCAGGATCTCGAGACCGAGCTCAAAGCCGGCTATGTCGGCGCGGTCGCCAATGTGCGCATCGGCGCGATCGACTCTGTCGCCTCGACCTGGATGCCGCACCTGATCGAGACCCTGCGCGACATCGCGCCCAACCTGCGCATCGAGCTGACGGTCGACGGCACCAAGGACCTGGTGCACGACATGGGCAAGGGCAAGTTCGACCTGATCTTCTGCCTCGACCCGGCGATCGGCGACGGCTTCCGCAGCTTCGTCGCCTGCGTATGGCAGATGATCTGGGCCGGTTCGCCGAAGCTGGTCGACGCGCGCGCCGAATACACGGTCGATGAACTCGCGCGGATGCCGATCATCACCTTTCCGCGCGACACTCCGCCGTATCGCCAGATCGCGCCCTACTTCCAGGACGAGCGGGTTCTGGCCTCGAAGATGACGAGCTCCAACTCGCTCTTCGCGATCATCAACCTGGTGATCGACGGTTTCGGCGTGGCAGCGCTGCCGACGGTGACGATCGACCGAGAGCTCAACACCGGGCTGCTCTTGCCGATGAACGTGTCGAAGTGGTTCCCTCCGATGCCGATCGTCGCGACCTATCAGTCCTCGACGCACCAGAAGATCATCCAGCTCGTGGCCGACCAGGCCCGCGAAAGCGCCCGCGCCTTCTGCGAGCGCGCCAAGACGGGCGCGGCCTGGACGATCTGA
- the guaD gene encoding guanine deaminase has protein sequence MQGLGLRGRTLLASGFHAPERGDIDALHEVLIAIGEDGVIRTVTRPGEEDYERALATARETGVLSTLPDGMLLLPGFVDLHVHAPQYPQLGRALDVPLEVWLHKYTFPLEARYADAAFARRVYRRLVADLLATGTTTALYFATVHVEATRILADICLEEGQRALVGKVAMDDPQSCPDYYRDASPEAAIAGTWEVIDHIRSHPANRDGRVRPVVTPRFIPSCTNATLQGLGELARDCGCHVQTHCSESDWAHGYVLARHGMTDAASLDRFGLLGAGSVLAHSNFLTADDMDLLAARQAAVAHCPVSNAYFAGAVFPLRAALEKGVRVGLGTDISGGPISSILDAMRAAVMVSRMLESGVDPALPPRQRSAMVDARIDFREAFHLATAGGGDALNLPVGRFAPGCHFDALAIDPAAEDGTIRLWDVEANDEMLLETILYTASKPNIAGVWVGGAHVA, from the coding sequence ATGCAAGGGCTCGGCCTTCGCGGACGCACCCTGCTGGCCTCCGGCTTTCATGCGCCCGAACGCGGCGACATCGATGCCTTGCACGAGGTCCTGATCGCCATCGGCGAAGACGGTGTGATCCGGACGGTCACACGGCCAGGCGAGGAGGACTATGAGCGGGCTCTGGCCACGGCCCGCGAAACCGGAGTGCTTTCGACCTTGCCCGATGGCATGTTGCTGCTTCCGGGCTTCGTCGACCTCCATGTTCACGCGCCGCAATATCCGCAGCTCGGCCGCGCGCTCGATGTCCCGCTCGAAGTCTGGCTGCACAAATACACATTCCCGCTGGAGGCGCGCTACGCCGATGCCGCCTTTGCCCGGCGCGTCTATCGGCGGCTTGTGGCCGACCTGCTCGCAACCGGCACGACGACGGCGCTCTACTTCGCGACCGTCCATGTCGAGGCGACGCGCATCCTGGCGGACATCTGTCTGGAAGAGGGGCAACGTGCACTGGTCGGCAAGGTGGCGATGGACGATCCACAGTCTTGCCCGGACTACTACCGCGACGCATCCCCCGAGGCTGCAATCGCCGGCACATGGGAGGTGATCGATCATATTCGATCGCATCCGGCCAATCGCGACGGCAGGGTGCGCCCGGTGGTGACGCCGCGCTTCATTCCCTCCTGCACGAACGCGACGCTGCAAGGCCTTGGCGAGCTCGCGCGCGATTGTGGCTGCCATGTGCAGACCCATTGTTCCGAGAGCGACTGGGCGCACGGCTATGTGCTTGCCCGGCACGGCATGACCGATGCGGCGAGCCTCGACCGTTTCGGCCTGCTCGGCGCGGGAAGCGTGCTGGCGCACAGCAATTTCCTCACCGCCGACGACATGGACCTGCTTGCCGCGCGACAGGCGGCGGTAGCGCATTGCCCGGTGTCCAACGCCTATTTCGCCGGTGCGGTCTTTCCGCTGCGCGCCGCGCTGGAGAAGGGCGTGCGCGTTGGCCTCGGCACCGACATATCCGGCGGGCCGATCAGCTCGATCCTCGACGCGATGCGCGCCGCCGTGATGGTGTCGCGCATGCTGGAAAGCGGTGTCGATCCGGCGCTGCCGCCGCGCCAGCGTTCAGCCATGGTCGATGCGCGCATCGATTTTCGCGAGGCCTTCCATCTCGCGACGGCGGGCGGCGGCGATGCGCTCAACCTGCCGGTCGGCCGTTTCGCCCCCGGCTGCCATTTCGACGCCCTCGCCATCGACCCTGCCGCGGAAGATGGCACGATCCGGCTCTGGGACGTCGAGGCCAACGACGAGATGCTGCTGGAGACGATCCTCTACACCGCCTCGAAGCCGAATATCGCTGGCGTCTGGGTCGGCGGCGCTCACGTCGCCTGA
- a CDS encoding amidohydrolase family protein — MTVEGPDIAIVNAVVLPMGGAAKIARGVVTIKGNAIREVGTADAVGTDGAKKIIDANGRVVMPGFVNSHTHIASNMLLRGLLEDVQLFEWLSTMWRLKRNFDPDTLYWASLAGLAEMAKAGITTFNEHFDAYAVEPEIEALHRIPLRATLGYGFADRGIYASITDWSWKTLETFGDLVKKHHRSGGDRVHLALSPHAPYSCGAEMFRLVREVADAEKVAIHTHLAEGPQEVAYVADTYGTTPVKWVHSLGFLGPDVTAAHCTQLTDDDIAIMAETGTRIGHCPCCNAKLNSGTARLRDLRAAGVPVGLATDGPASHNALDMFQEMKFAGMIHKDKTNDVEFLKTNELLEMATAGSAIAMNRPETGILAPGMKADVIIVDLDRLHCLPVYDEAAALVYSARADDVVTTIADGRIVMEDRVLVGIDEAEIRAKFREKALALRDRSL; from the coding sequence ATGACCGTCGAAGGGCCTGACATCGCCATCGTCAACGCTGTCGTCCTGCCGATGGGCGGGGCGGCGAAGATCGCGCGTGGTGTCGTAACCATCAAGGGCAATGCGATCCGGGAGGTCGGCACGGCGGATGCGGTCGGGACCGACGGGGCGAAGAAGATCATCGACGCGAACGGCCGCGTCGTGATGCCCGGCTTCGTCAACAGCCACACGCACATTGCCTCCAACATGCTGCTGCGCGGCCTGCTGGAAGACGTGCAGCTTTTCGAATGGCTGTCGACGATGTGGCGCCTGAAGCGCAATTTCGACCCGGACACGCTCTACTGGGCAAGTCTCGCCGGGCTCGCGGAAATGGCCAAGGCGGGTATCACTACCTTCAACGAGCATTTCGATGCCTATGCGGTCGAGCCTGAGATCGAGGCGCTTCATCGTATCCCGCTGCGCGCTACGCTCGGCTACGGTTTCGCCGACCGGGGCATCTACGCCTCGATCACGGACTGGTCGTGGAAGACGCTGGAGACCTTCGGCGACCTCGTAAAGAAGCATCATCGCTCCGGCGGAGATCGGGTTCATCTCGCGCTCTCGCCGCACGCGCCCTATTCATGTGGCGCGGAGATGTTCCGGCTGGTACGCGAGGTAGCCGACGCGGAGAAGGTTGCAATCCATACCCACCTCGCCGAAGGGCCGCAGGAAGTCGCCTACGTCGCCGACACCTACGGCACGACGCCGGTCAAATGGGTCCATTCCCTCGGCTTCCTGGGCCCCGACGTCACTGCCGCCCACTGCACGCAGCTCACCGATGACGACATCGCCATCATGGCCGAGACGGGCACGCGCATCGGACACTGCCCGTGCTGCAATGCCAAGCTCAATTCGGGCACGGCGCGCCTGCGCGACTTGCGCGCAGCGGGTGTTCCGGTCGGTCTCGCGACCGACGGGCCTGCCAGCCACAACGCGCTCGACATGTTCCAGGAGATGAAGTTCGCCGGCATGATCCACAAGGACAAGACGAACGACGTCGAATTCCTGAAGACGAACGAGCTGCTGGAGATGGCGACCGCCGGATCGGCGATTGCCATGAACCGTCCTGAGACCGGCATCCTCGCGCCCGGCATGAAGGCCGACGTCATCATCGTCGATCTCGACCGCCTGCACTGCCTGCCCGTCTATGACGAGGCAGCGGCGCTGGTCTATTCGGCGCGCGCCGACGACGTGGTCACCACCATCGCCGACGGCCGGATCGTCATGGAGGACCGTGTGCTTGTGGGCATCGACGAGGCGGAGATCCGGGCCAAATTCCGCGAGAAGGCGCTCGCGCTGCGCGATCGCAGCCTGTAG
- a CDS encoding aromatic ring-hydroxylating oxygenase subunit alpha → MKPAEKAALDQWYCIDALDDVPVGESSNRLLGYDLNVTRAADGAISVSRTDTGAVVRAKTGYGYLWASLGEPAGDIPSIPEAHEPDRRLVVCGAISVKASGPRVVENFLDMAHFPFVHTDILGAEPHTEVRHYTTEIRRDVDEVWATNCEFFQPQAALSATGGIMTQYMYRVTNPFAVMLYKTCPNSANRWDVICLFVQPLDPGRCRAHPVMFLIDEVSTVSELVAFQQVIFLQDRIILENQRPVLLPLEPRAEIPTRADASSVAYRRWLKEKGIVYGTTAQAA, encoded by the coding sequence ATGAAGCCTGCGGAAAAGGCAGCCCTCGACCAGTGGTACTGTATCGATGCGCTGGATGACGTTCCGGTCGGCGAAAGCTCCAACCGACTTCTCGGCTACGACCTGAATGTGACCCGCGCCGCGGACGGGGCGATCTCCGTTTCCCGGACCGACACGGGCGCCGTCGTGCGAGCGAAGACGGGTTACGGCTATCTCTGGGCGAGCCTCGGCGAGCCGGCCGGCGACATTCCGTCCATCCCCGAAGCGCATGAGCCCGATCGGCGGCTCGTCGTCTGCGGGGCCATTTCGGTCAAGGCCTCCGGTCCTCGCGTCGTGGAGAATTTCCTCGACATGGCGCATTTCCCATTCGTCCACACCGACATCCTCGGCGCGGAACCGCATACGGAGGTGCGGCACTACACGACCGAGATCCGCCGCGACGTCGACGAGGTCTGGGCCACGAATTGCGAGTTCTTCCAGCCGCAGGCCGCGCTTTCGGCAACCGGGGGAATCATGACCCAATACATGTACAGGGTCACCAACCCCTTCGCGGTAATGCTCTACAAGACATGCCCGAACTCGGCCAACCGCTGGGACGTGATCTGTCTCTTTGTCCAGCCGCTCGACCCCGGCCGCTGCCGCGCGCATCCGGTCATGTTTCTCATCGATGAGGTTTCGACCGTCAGCGAGCTCGTCGCTTTCCAACAGGTCATCTTCCTGCAGGACCGCATCATCCTGGAGAACCAGCGGCCGGTGCTTCTACCGCTCGAGCCACGCGCCGAAATCCCGACGCGCGCCGACGCTTCCTCCGTCGCCTACCGTCGTTGGCTGAAGGAGAAAGGCATTGTTTACGGCACGACGGCGCAGGCGGCATGA
- a CDS encoding 8-oxoguanine deaminase yields the protein MTTLLVRNIDLLATFDDGRREIADGAMLVRDNAIEAVGTTAEFAASGADEVLDLSGHVVMPGMVNTHHHMYQNLTRVMVQDDELLVWLKTLYPIWARLDDDAIRISARVAMAELIHSGCTTSSDHLYILPNNCTLDATIMAARELGLRFHAARGAMSRGESQGGLPPDSCVENEDAILKDAERLIGAYHDNSRHSMSRIILAPCSPFSVTPDLMRNAAALARRHPGVNLHSHLAEELFEEKYCHEIYGMRPVEFAESVGWLGNDVWFAHSIFMTSAEIDRFAATGTGVAHCPSANMRCGQGIAKVREMLDKGVKVGLGVDGSASNDTSNMFMEARLALMLQRVAPHHYLSEKPGGRGGFGGTPSALSAREALEMATRGGAALLGRDDIGYLAPGMSADFIAVKRDQIGLSGTQRDPLAALVLCGPFKVDYSYINGREIIGKGLFRAFDVEAALAEHAATMDRVYEQ from the coding sequence ATGACGACACTTCTGGTCAGGAACATCGATCTCCTTGCCACGTTCGATGACGGGCGCCGCGAGATCGCCGACGGCGCGATGCTGGTGCGCGACAATGCCATCGAGGCGGTCGGCACGACGGCGGAGTTCGCGGCGAGCGGGGCGGACGAGGTGCTCGATCTCTCCGGCCATGTCGTCATGCCGGGCATGGTGAACACGCATCACCACATGTACCAGAACCTGACCCGCGTCATGGTGCAGGACGACGAGCTGCTCGTCTGGTTGAAGACGCTCTACCCGATCTGGGCCCGGCTGGACGACGACGCGATCCGGATATCGGCGCGCGTCGCGATGGCCGAGCTGATCCACTCTGGCTGCACCACCAGCTCGGACCATCTCTATATCCTGCCGAACAACTGCACGCTGGACGCGACCATCATGGCTGCGCGCGAGCTCGGCCTGCGTTTCCACGCCGCGCGTGGGGCGATGTCCCGCGGCGAGAGCCAAGGCGGCCTGCCGCCGGACAGTTGCGTCGAGAACGAAGATGCCATCCTCAAGGACGCCGAGCGGCTGATCGGTGCCTACCACGACAATTCCCGCCATTCGATGAGCCGGATCATCCTGGCGCCGTGCTCGCCCTTCTCGGTGACGCCCGACCTGATGCGCAATGCAGCAGCGCTTGCTCGGCGGCATCCCGGCGTGAACCTGCATTCCCATCTTGCCGAGGAATTGTTCGAGGAGAAGTACTGCCATGAGATCTACGGCATGCGGCCGGTCGAGTTCGCCGAGTCCGTGGGCTGGCTCGGCAATGACGTCTGGTTTGCGCACTCGATCTTCATGACCAGCGCCGAGATCGACCGTTTCGCTGCGACGGGCACGGGCGTGGCGCATTGCCCGTCGGCCAATATGCGCTGCGGCCAGGGGATCGCCAAGGTCCGCGAGATGCTCGACAAGGGCGTGAAGGTGGGGCTCGGCGTCGACGGCTCGGCCTCCAACGACACGTCGAACATGTTCATGGAGGCAAGGCTGGCACTGATGCTCCAGCGCGTCGCGCCGCACCACTACCTTTCCGAGAAGCCCGGCGGCCGGGGCGGCTTCGGCGGCACGCCGAGCGCATTGTCGGCGCGTGAGGCGCTTGAGATGGCGACGCGCGGTGGCGCGGCCCTGCTTGGACGCGACGATATCGGTTATCTGGCGCCCGGCATGAGCGCGGACTTCATCGCGGTGAAGCGCGACCAGATCGGCCTCTCCGGTACGCAGCGCGATCCATTGGCCGCGCTGGTGCTTTGCGGCCCGTTCAAGGTGGACTATTCCTACATCAACGGCCGCGAGATCATCGGCAAGGGCCTGTTCCGCGCCTTCGACGTGGAAGCCGCGCTCGCCGAGCACGCGGCGACCATGGACCGTGTCTACGAGCAATGA
- a CDS encoding ABC transporter permease — protein sequence MDLIAGLIQTSILAGGVLALAALGEVLAERVGVVNLGVEGLMAVGAITGIATVVAVPSPMLGFFLALLVGLLAGMVFAAATVYIRANQVLCGLALTLMGTGLAATIGKAYSGMPAPATFTPIPLPLLSDIPLLGRALFTQNILVYLIYIILPVALHYLMFRTRHGLDMRAVGENPAAADAAGIPVQRMRFWYVSAGAALAAGAGAYLTLAFVPSWSEGVVAGRGWIAVALVIFAGYRPLNAVLAALLFGLITSLGFVGQARNWPIAAPVLSMLPYLGTIALIIVPVLAWQKVRRMMAAPAALGEPYFRDVR from the coding sequence ATGGACCTGATCGCCGGCCTGATCCAGACCTCTATCCTTGCCGGCGGCGTGCTGGCGCTTGCCGCCCTTGGCGAGGTGCTCGCCGAGCGCGTCGGCGTCGTCAATCTCGGCGTCGAGGGCCTGATGGCCGTCGGCGCGATCACCGGCATCGCAACCGTGGTCGCCGTGCCGAGCCCGATGCTGGGCTTCTTCCTCGCGCTGCTCGTCGGCCTCCTCGCCGGCATGGTCTTCGCCGCAGCCACGGTCTACATCCGGGCCAACCAGGTACTGTGCGGACTGGCGCTGACACTGATGGGCACCGGCCTCGCCGCCACGATCGGCAAGGCCTATTCCGGCATGCCCGCGCCCGCTACCTTCACGCCGATCCCGCTCCCGCTGCTCAGCGACATCCCGCTCCTCGGCCGCGCGCTGTTCACGCAGAACATCCTCGTCTACCTGATCTACATCATCCTGCCGGTGGCGCTGCACTACCTCATGTTCCGCACCCGTCACGGGCTCGACATGCGGGCGGTCGGCGAGAACCCGGCCGCGGCTGACGCGGCCGGCATACCGGTGCAGCGGATGCGTTTCTGGTATGTCTCCGCCGGTGCGGCGCTTGCTGCTGGCGCTGGGGCCTATCTCACGCTTGCCTTCGTGCCCTCCTGGTCGGAGGGCGTGGTGGCCGGCCGCGGCTGGATCGCGGTGGCGCTCGTCATCTTCGCGGGCTACCGGCCGCTCAACGCGGTGCTCGCCGCGCTTCTCTTCGGCCTCATCACCTCCCTCGGTTTCGTCGGCCAGGCGCGCAACTGGCCGATCGCCGCTCCCGTGCTCTCCATGCTGCCCTATCTCGGCACCATCGCGCTCATCATCGTGCCGGTCCTCGCCTGGCAGAAGGTGCGGCGGATGATGGCGGCGCCCGCGGCACTCGGCGAACCCTATTTCCGCGACGTGCGCTGA
- a CDS encoding ABC transporter permease produces MSFRIQRVPSAQPAVALAARAIAIVLALVVAGLVLAASGANPIGLATQVVRSTFGNSFGLEDVGLLVTPLILTGLSVAVALKIGAWNIGAEGQFYAGAFAATGVALFVPGPTILLLPLMFVAGALGGLVWILVPTLARAYADVSELITTLLLNFVATLLVYWVATGPWLDPSGRALATTAKLPHEVPELWGIVHWGFPIAILLTFVVAATLNYSRWGYEVRIAGSNPSAAKYAGMPFRRHLITVMLLSGAIAGVAGMLEVAGTVHRLQGGISNNFGYLGIMVAVLARGSALGVLAGAALMGVILNSGIILQTQGVNVSTVLAITGLILFFTAIGDEAAHYRITRAEPANG; encoded by the coding sequence GTGTCGTTCCGTATCCAGCGCGTTCCCTCCGCCCAGCCCGCCGTGGCGCTTGCCGCGCGCGCGATCGCCATCGTGCTCGCGCTCGTCGTGGCCGGCCTCGTGCTCGCCGCGTCGGGTGCCAACCCCATCGGCCTTGCCACGCAGGTGGTGCGCTCGACCTTCGGCAACAGCTTCGGGCTTGAGGATGTCGGCCTGCTCGTCACGCCGCTGATCCTGACTGGCCTCTCCGTCGCCGTTGCGCTGAAGATCGGCGCCTGGAACATCGGCGCGGAGGGGCAATTCTATGCCGGCGCCTTTGCCGCGACCGGCGTCGCGCTATTCGTCCCGGGGCCAACGATTTTGCTCCTGCCGCTGATGTTCGTCGCCGGCGCGCTGGGAGGGCTGGTCTGGATCCTCGTTCCGACGCTTGCGCGCGCCTATGCCGATGTCAGCGAGCTGATCACGACGCTGCTCCTCAACTTCGTCGCGACGCTTTTGGTCTACTGGGTCGCGACCGGCCCGTGGCTCGATCCGAGCGGCCGCGCGCTTGCGACGACGGCCAAGTTGCCGCACGAGGTGCCGGAGTTGTGGGGCATCGTGCATTGGGGCTTTCCGATCGCGATTCTTCTGACCTTCGTCGTCGCGGCCACGCTCAACTACTCGCGCTGGGGCTATGAGGTCCGCATCGCCGGCTCCAATCCAAGTGCTGCGAAATATGCCGGCATGCCGTTTCGACGCCATCTCATCACGGTCATGCTCCTGTCGGGCGCGATCGCCGGCGTCGCCGGGATGCTGGAGGTGGCGGGAACGGTCCACCGCCTGCAGGGCGGCATCTCCAACAATTTCGGCTATCTCGGCATCATGGTCGCGGTGCTGGCGCGCGGCTCGGCGCTCGGCGTGCTGGCCGGCGCCGCGCTGATGGGCGTGATCCTGAATTCCGGCATCATCCTGCAGACCCAGGGCGTCAACGTCTCGACCGTCCTTGCGATCACCGGCCTGATCCTGTTCTTCACCGCGATCGGCGACGAGGCGGCGCATTATCGCATCACCCGCGCGGAGCCGGCGAATGGCTGA